One window of Nitrospirota bacterium genomic DNA carries:
- a CDS encoding DUF169 domain-containing protein has product MARYTATARTLQTLLQLTLPPVALARVHAVPPGVPVFHGVSPSACSFWRHAEAGLFVAQGSEHMNCPIGAMTMGFELTPDAKEKLGGGLALMTEAGYIDPREAEHLPALSPSNDPLLYGPLADFPIEPQLVLLWLTPRQAMLLREATGDVRWKSDVSSSLFGRPACAALPVAERDRNVALSFGCNGMRTFTGIDASLMLAAVSAALLETLGTDLERAHNAQCAMQAFYDQQRTYFPFTAKPVV; this is encoded by the coding sequence ATGGCCCGATATACCGCAACAGCTCGGACGCTGCAAACACTCTTACAGCTCACCCTGCCTCCGGTCGCGTTGGCGCGCGTGCACGCCGTCCCACCCGGAGTTCCCGTGTTTCACGGGGTCTCACCCTCGGCCTGTAGTTTCTGGCGCCACGCAGAGGCCGGATTGTTCGTCGCGCAGGGCAGCGAGCACATGAATTGCCCCATCGGGGCGATGACCATGGGCTTCGAGCTCACGCCAGACGCCAAGGAAAAGCTCGGCGGTGGACTGGCGCTGATGACCGAGGCAGGGTACATCGACCCCCGAGAAGCCGAGCACCTTCCCGCGCTGTCACCCAGCAACGACCCTCTGCTCTATGGGCCGCTTGCTGACTTTCCGATCGAACCCCAGCTCGTCCTGTTGTGGCTCACCCCTCGCCAAGCCATGTTGCTGCGCGAGGCCACGGGAGATGTTCGCTGGAAAAGCGACGTGTCCTCCAGTTTGTTCGGCCGGCCCGCGTGTGCGGCCCTCCCGGTGGCGGAGCGGGATAGGAACGTCGCGCTCTCGTTCGGGTGCAACGGCATGCGGACGTTCACGGGCATCGACGCCTCTCTGATGTTGGCCGCGGTGTCGGCCGCGTTGCTGGAGACCCTGGGCACTGACCTCGAACGAGCCCACAACGCCCAATGTGCCATGCAGGCGTTTTACGACCAGCAGCGCACGTATTTCCCGTTCACCGCGAAACCCGTTGTCTGA
- a CDS encoding CUAEP/CCAEP-tail radical SAM (seleno)protein: MKNHGDILLLSCYELGHQPLGVAWPMGFLEAAGYHPVAQDLAVERLDPDLVRRAALIGVCVPMHTALRLGVRAAARVRELNPRARIAFFGLYASLNAKTLLDSAADFVVGGEYERALVDLVSALAAGKADHVPGVSTKSRIDAPVLTRIAFEAVGRSGLPPLDRYAKLAINGEERVVGYTEASRGCKHICRHCPIPPVYKGAFFPVPLDTVLDDVARLVRAGARHITFGDPDFLNGPSHARRVAAALHQRFPELTFDFTAKVEHLLKHASLLTEFAACGAVFVVSAVESFSDAVLKHLVKGHTRIDAINAIRIVRDAGLALRPSLVPFTPWATLQDYVELFDIVAAEDLVDAVDPVQLTIRLLVPPGSLLESDPGMTPYLDGLDASAFTHRWRHPDPRMDRLHAEATRLVEQATAGGEDPAVTFSKLRELALATRDSRKPLPVDVRPNPSRHRPPRLTEPWFCCAEPTDVQLRTAL; encoded by the coding sequence ATGAAAAACCACGGGGACATACTCCTACTGTCCTGCTACGAGCTGGGACACCAACCGTTGGGCGTGGCGTGGCCGATGGGGTTTTTGGAAGCCGCGGGATATCACCCGGTGGCGCAGGACCTTGCGGTAGAGCGGCTGGATCCCGACCTCGTGCGCCGCGCCGCGTTGATCGGTGTGTGCGTGCCCATGCACACCGCGCTGCGACTGGGCGTCCGCGCGGCGGCCCGTGTCCGCGAACTCAACCCGCGCGCGCGCATCGCGTTCTTCGGCCTGTACGCATCGCTGAATGCGAAGACGCTCTTAGATTCAGCGGCTGACTTCGTGGTCGGGGGCGAGTACGAACGCGCGCTCGTGGATCTTGTGAGCGCGCTCGCCGCCGGAAAGGCGGATCACGTCCCCGGGGTCAGCACCAAAAGTCGCATCGACGCGCCCGTGCTCACACGGATCGCGTTCGAGGCGGTGGGCCGCTCCGGGTTGCCTCCGCTTGATCGCTACGCCAAATTGGCCATCAACGGCGAGGAGCGGGTCGTAGGTTACACGGAGGCGAGTCGAGGTTGCAAACACATCTGTCGCCATTGCCCCATTCCTCCGGTGTACAAGGGCGCCTTTTTTCCCGTGCCGCTCGACACGGTTTTGGACGACGTTGCGCGGCTGGTGAGGGCCGGCGCCCGCCACATCACCTTCGGCGATCCGGACTTTCTGAACGGCCCCTCGCACGCCCGACGCGTCGCGGCTGCCCTCCACCAGCGATTTCCCGAACTGACGTTTGACTTCACCGCCAAGGTCGAACATCTGCTCAAACACGCGTCTCTGCTGACCGAATTCGCCGCGTGCGGGGCGGTGTTCGTGGTGTCGGCCGTCGAATCGTTCAGCGACGCGGTGCTCAAGCATCTGGTCAAGGGGCACACGCGCATCGATGCCATCAACGCCATCCGCATCGTCCGCGACGCCGGGCTCGCTCTCCGCCCCTCGCTCGTGCCCTTTACGCCCTGGGCGACGCTGCAGGATTACGTTGAACTGTTCGACATCGTCGCGGCGGAGGACCTGGTCGATGCGGTGGACCCCGTGCAATTGACGATTCGGCTGCTGGTACCACCGGGATCATTACTGGAATCCGACCCGGGTATGACGCCGTACCTCGACGGGCTCGATGCTTCTGCCTTCACCCACCGCTGGAGGCACCCTGATCCGCGGATGGACCGACTTCACGCCGAGGCCACGCGACTCGTCGAACAAGCGACGGCAGGGGGTGAAGATCCGGCGGTCACGTTCTCGAAGCTGCGAGAACTGGCGCTTGCAACGCGCGACAGCCGCAAACCCCTTCCGGTCGACGTTCGCCCGAATCCATCGCGTCATCGCCCGCCACGACTCACCGAACCATGGTTTTGCTGCGCCGAGCCTACGGACGTGCAATTGAGGACGGCGCTTTGA
- a CDS encoding cobyric acid synthase: MANTPLMVMGCTSDAGKSFLVTALCRHFSNRGLRVAPFKAQNMSNNAAVTSEGLEMGRAQYVQALAARAVPQARMNPVLLKPTADTASQVVVMGKVDHRISAQPWLERKARLWPIVRDALQSLLADYDQLVIEGAGSPAEVNLRGGDIVNMSVALDCKADVFLVADIDRGGAFAHLLGTWTCLAPDERALVKGFVLNKFRGDQALLGNAMEWLQQRTDVPTVAVIPMIRHALPQEDAFPHRAELANGRINIALIIYPYASNLDEFDPLIHERGVSVVPIRESTPLAQFDAIILPGSKHTAESLRYLRETGLAGELARAVARGIRILGVCGGMQLLGRRLVDPHLVESGDLEGLGLLDVTTTLRLEKTTRETQLTTDRGFLLGYEIHHGETHPGPQARVHLSEGLGWEQGNVCGTYLHGLFDNTEYRQEFLARLGWQGRAEDWRERIETEFDRVAGLLDEAGWF; this comes from the coding sequence CGTTTCTGGTGACCGCGTTGTGCCGACATTTTTCCAATCGCGGTCTGCGGGTGGCGCCGTTCAAGGCCCAGAACATGAGCAACAACGCCGCCGTCACATCCGAGGGCCTGGAGATGGGGCGCGCGCAATACGTGCAAGCGCTGGCGGCTCGCGCGGTTCCACAGGCGCGGATGAATCCGGTGCTGCTCAAACCCACCGCCGATACCGCCAGCCAAGTGGTGGTCATGGGCAAGGTCGACCACCGGATCAGTGCGCAGCCGTGGCTGGAGCGTAAAGCCCGCCTCTGGCCCATTGTCCGTGACGCGTTACAGAGTCTGTTAGCGGACTACGATCAACTTGTGATCGAAGGCGCGGGCAGTCCGGCCGAGGTCAATCTGCGTGGGGGCGATATCGTCAACATGAGCGTGGCGTTGGACTGCAAGGCCGACGTGTTCCTGGTGGCGGACATTGATCGCGGAGGCGCTTTCGCCCATCTGCTGGGCACGTGGACGTGTCTGGCCCCGGACGAGCGCGCGTTGGTCAAGGGGTTCGTGCTGAATAAGTTCCGGGGTGACCAGGCCTTATTGGGAAACGCCATGGAGTGGTTGCAGCAGCGCACGGACGTGCCGACCGTTGCCGTTATTCCAATGATCCGTCACGCCCTTCCGCAAGAGGACGCATTCCCGCACCGGGCCGAGTTGGCAAACGGCCGAATCAACATTGCGCTGATCATCTACCCCTACGCGAGTAACCTCGATGAGTTTGACCCCCTCATCCACGAACGCGGAGTTTCCGTGGTCCCGATTCGGGAATCCACTCCCCTCGCGCAATTCGACGCCATCATTCTCCCGGGGAGTAAACACACGGCGGAGAGTTTACGCTACCTGCGGGAGACGGGGCTGGCTGGCGAACTGGCTCGCGCGGTCGCCCGAGGCATTCGCATCTTAGGCGTGTGCGGCGGGATGCAACTGCTCGGACGGCGTCTCGTTGACCCCCACCTCGTTGAGAGCGGCGATCTGGAGGGGTTGGGCCTCTTGGATGTGACGACCACGCTCAGGCTTGAGAAAACCACGCGCGAGACGCAACTCACCACGGACCGAGGGTTCCTGCTGGGCTACGAGATCCATCACGGAGAGACTCATCCGGGGCCACAAGCTCGTGTGCACCTGAGCGAAGGGTTGGGCTGGGAGCAGGGGAACGTCTGCGGTACATATTTGCACGGATTGTTCGATAACACGGAGTACCGCCAGGAGTTTCTGGCGCGACTTGGCTGGCAGGGCCGTGCGGAAGACTGGCGTGAACGAATCGAAACCGAGTTCGACCGGGTAGCCGGGCTCCTCGACGAGGCTGGATGGTTCTGA
- a CDS encoding PEP-CTERM sorting domain-containing protein: MSRAPQKSNRSAKGRVAAAVTAVLALVLGGVQASPAWALAVSEAYIFSDWLSPPHPPTSQNFSPFTLSPTAGYELGLNSFSVATSATALSGMPSLQVTDQLYYQSHSGYIDRYESGTSTQAGLRDRVNREIAVVDDGGFVNEGSDAAMNVDFSDGSWVALRTAENVAVSGLILFEDAGLDPFSLRYCYNGVCSLLFNGFSSSTAGTLTGAGGGFGTDDYAPGIDQAFWFVFDQSVTGGYFKIAETTNLNRYSEKLEVDFVGVTGAPARVSEPSTLLLLGSGLLGLPLLRRIRRR, encoded by the coding sequence ATGTCACGAGCGCCACAGAAGAGTAACCGATCTGCCAAGGGACGGGTCGCCGCTGCCGTCACTGCGGTCCTTGCCTTGGTGTTGGGTGGTGTGCAGGCCTCGCCGGCCTGGGCACTTGCCGTGAGCGAAGCGTATATCTTCTCGGACTGGTTGTCCCCGCCACATCCGCCCACTTCTCAGAACTTTAGCCCCTTCACATTGTCACCAACGGCTGGCTACGAGTTGGGGCTGAATAGTTTCAGCGTCGCCACGTCAGCGACCGCACTTAGCGGCATGCCGTCGCTGCAGGTCACCGACCAGCTCTACTATCAATCCCACTCGGGCTATATCGATCGCTACGAATCGGGTACATCGACCCAAGCCGGGCTTCGCGACCGGGTGAACCGCGAGATTGCGGTAGTCGACGACGGCGGTTTTGTCAATGAAGGTTCTGATGCCGCGATGAATGTTGACTTCAGCGACGGCTCGTGGGTCGCGCTGCGTACGGCAGAGAATGTGGCGGTGTCTGGCCTGATCCTCTTCGAAGATGCCGGACTGGATCCGTTTTCGCTTCGGTACTGCTACAACGGCGTGTGCAGTCTCTTGTTCAATGGGTTCTCCTCGTCGACTGCGGGAACGCTGACAGGTGCTGGTGGTGGATTTGGGACCGACGATTACGCGCCAGGGATTGATCAAGCGTTCTGGTTCGTGTTCGACCAATCAGTGACGGGCGGGTATTTCAAAATCGCTGAGACGACCAATCTGAACCGGTACAGCGAAAAGCTGGAGGTCGATTTTGTCGGTGTGACCGGAGCCCCGGCCCGGGTCTCGGAGCCCTCCACCTTGCTCCTGCTGGGGTCCGGTCTGTTGGGCCTTCCACTGCTCCGAAGGATTCGACGTCGCTAA